In the Mauremys mutica isolate MM-2020 ecotype Southern chromosome 13, ASM2049712v1, whole genome shotgun sequence genome, one interval contains:
- the LOC123348406 gene encoding olfactory receptor 10A4-like has protein sequence MDWGNQTAITEFLLLGFGDLHDLQILLFLLFLVIYITTLAGNILIIVLIVADQHLHTPMYFFLGNLSFLETCYSSTILPRMLASLLTGDRTISVSGCITQLYFFCALASTECYLLAVMSYDRYLAICKPLHYSSLMNTRVCLQLAAGSWVNGCLAITIFTLFMMQFIFCGPNKIDHFYCDSIPLIKLSCGDTRVIILLDFILASIFTLPPFLLTLTSYVYIITTILRIPSTTGRQKAFSTCSSHLIVVTIFYGTLMTVYLLPKLDTLRFLKKVLSLCYTVLTPLVNPLIYSLRNREVKKALHKAVSKYVTFTRNIENPI, from the coding sequence ATGGACTGGGGAAACCAAACGGCCATCACGGAATTCCTCCTCCTAGGATTTGGGGATCTCCATGATCTgcaaattcttctcttcctgctgttcctagtgatctacatCACAACTTTggctgggaacatcctcatcatagTGCTCATTGTGGCTGATCAGCATctgcacacccccatgtacttcttcctggggaacttgtcattcttggagacctgctacagctCCACCATtctgcccaggatgctggccagtctcctgactggggacagaaccatttctgtcagTGGCTGCATCACACAACTGTATTTCTTTTGTGCTCTGGCATCTACAGAGTGCTATCTGCTAGCtgtgatgtcttatgatcggtatttagcaatATGTAAACCCCTTCATTATTCATCTCTTATGAATACCAGAGTTTGCCTTCAGTTGGCTGCTGGGTCATGGGTAAATGGTTGTTTGGCTATTACCATCTTCACATTATTCATGATGCAGTTCATATTCTGTGGCCCGAACAaaattgaccatttctattgTGATTCCATCCCATTGATAAAACTCTCCTGTGGGGACACACGAGTTATCATATTGTTGGATTTCATCCTAGCCTCTATATTCACCCTACCTCCATTTCTACTAACCTTGACATCCTACGTTTATATCATCACCACAATCCTGCGAATCCCTTCCACTAccgggaggcaaaaggccttttccacctgctcctcccacctcattgtggtgacaattttctatggAACACTAATGACTGTCTACCTGCTTCCAAAACTTGATACACTGAGATTCCTAAAGAAAGTTCTCTCGCTTTGTTACACAGTTCTGACTCCCCTGGTAAACCCCCTCATCTatagcctgagaaacagagaggtcaaaAAAGCTTTGCACAAAGCGGTCAGTAAATATGTGACTTTCACAAGGAACATAGAGAATCCTATTTAA
- the LOC123348407 gene encoding olfactory receptor 10A7-like: MEDTDWGNQTTVTEFILLGFGDHPDLQILLFLLFLVIYITTVAGNALIVVLVVADQHLQTPMYFFLGNLSCLETCYTSTILPRMLASLLTGEKTISVNGCLTQLYFFGALASTECYLLAVMSYDRYLAICKPLHYSSLMNIRFCLQLAAGSWFNGCLAITIFILCVSPFIFCGPNEIDHFYCDPIPLIKLSCGDTRLIILVDFILACVFTLPPFLLTLMSYVCIIATILRIPSTTGRQKAFSTCSSHLIVVTIFYGTLMIVYMLPKVDTLRVLNKVLSLCYTVLTPLVNPLIYSLRNREVREALRKALIKYITFTKNIENPR; this comes from the coding sequence ATGGAAGACACGGACTGGGGAAACCAAACGACCGTCACGGAATTCATTCTCCTGGGCTTCGGGGATCACCCTGACCTGCAgattcttctcttcctgctgttctTAGTGATCTACATCACAACTGTGGCTGGAAATGCCCTCATTGTGGTGCTCGTTGTAGCTGATCAGCACCTGcaaacccccatgtacttctttctGGGGAATTTGTCCTGCTTAGAGACTTGCTATACCTCCACTATtctgcccaggatgctggccagtctcctgactggggaaaAAACCATCTCAGTGAATGGCTGCCTCACACAACTGTACTTCTTTGGTGCTCTGGCATCTACAGAATGCTATCTGCTAGCtgtgatgtcttatgatcggtatttagcaatATGTAAACCCCTGCATTATTCATCTCTTATGAATATCAGGTTTTGTCTCCAGTTGGCTGCTGGGTCATGGTTTAATGGGTGTTTAGCTATTACCATCTTCATATTATGTGTGTCACCGTTCATATTCTGTGGTccaaatgaaattgaccatttctattgTGATCCCATCCCACTGATAAAACTCTCCTGTGGGGACACTCGCCTGATCATATTGGTGGATTTCATTCTAGCCTGTGTATTCACCTTGCCTCCATTTCTACTAACCCTGATGTCCTATGTGTGTATCATagccaccatcctgagaatcccgtCCACCACagggaggcaaaaggccttttccacctgctcctcccacctcattgtggtgacaattttctatggGACACTAATGATCGTCTACATGCTACCGAAAGTTGATACACTAAGAGTCCTAAATAAAGTGCTCTCGCTTTgctacacagtcctgactcccctggtgaaccccctcatctacagcttgagaaacagagaggtcagGGAAGCCTTGCGTAAAGCACTCATTAAATACATAACTTTCACAAAGAACATAGAGAATCCTAGATAA